A stretch of Acidobacteriota bacterium DNA encodes these proteins:
- a CDS encoding WG repeat-containing protein, producing LAVLIIDDKYGYINSKGEVVIEPQFDDARSFRITK from the coding sequence TTGGCAGTATTAATAATTGATGATAAATATGGGTATATCAACTCTAAAGGTGAGGTCGTGATTGAGCCGCAATTTGACGATGCGAGGAGTTTTAGGATAACGAAATGA